One window of the Lysobacter sp. S4-A87 genome contains the following:
- the rph gene encoding ribonuclease PH, whose translation MTGTPQAPSAGQNAPTVVRPSGRAPAQMREVRIQRGYTRHAEGSVLVSFGETRVLCTASVDNKVPAFLRGKGEGWVTAEYGMLPRATHTRSDREAARGKQGGRTLEIQRLIGRSLRACVDRKLLGERTITLDCDVLQADGGTRTAAITGAYVALVDAIRWLQARREISRDPVFGAVAAVSVGIYRGVPVLDLDYAEDSDCDTDMNVVMNDGGGFIELQGTAEGHAFRREELDALTSLAESGIAELVARQREALAG comes from the coding sequence ATGACCGGCACGCCGCAAGCCCCTTCCGCCGGCCAGAACGCGCCGACCGTGGTCCGCCCCAGCGGGCGGGCGCCCGCGCAAATGCGCGAAGTCCGCATCCAGCGCGGCTACACCCGCCACGCCGAAGGTTCGGTCCTGGTCAGCTTCGGCGAGACCCGCGTGCTGTGCACCGCCAGCGTCGACAACAAGGTGCCGGCGTTCCTGCGCGGCAAGGGCGAAGGCTGGGTCACCGCCGAGTACGGCATGCTGCCCCGCGCCACCCATACCCGCAGCGACCGCGAGGCCGCGCGCGGCAAGCAGGGCGGCCGGACGCTGGAGATCCAGCGCCTGATCGGCCGCTCGCTGCGTGCCTGCGTCGACCGCAAGCTGCTCGGCGAACGCACGATCACCCTCGACTGCGACGTGCTGCAGGCCGACGGCGGCACCCGCACCGCCGCCATCACCGGCGCCTACGTCGCCCTGGTAGATGCCATCCGCTGGTTGCAGGCGCGCCGCGAGATCAGCCGCGATCCGGTTTTTGGCGCCGTTGCGGCGGTGTCGGTCGGCATCTACCGCGGCGTCCCGGTGCTCGACCTCGACTATGCCGAGGACAGCGACTGCGACACCGACATGAACGTGGTGATGAACGACGGTGGTGGCTTCATCGAGCTGCAGGGCACCGCCGAGGGCCATGCCTTCCGCCGCGAGGAACTCGATGCGCTGACCTCCCTGGCCGAATCCGGCATCGCCGAACTGGTCGCCAGGCAGCGCGAGGCGCTGGCGGGTTGA
- a CDS encoding VOC family protein — translation MNQTIANVTLVVRDYDEAIAFYTGALGFALLDDIDLGDGKRWVRVAPQGAQTALLLAQASDDSQRAHVGNQTGGRVGFFLHTDDFLRDHAAMLAHGVTFLEAPRFEAYGTVAVFEDLYGNRWDLLELKQ, via the coding sequence ATGAACCAGACCATCGCCAACGTCACCCTGGTCGTTCGCGACTACGACGAAGCCATCGCCTTCTACACCGGCGCACTCGGCTTCGCCCTGCTCGACGACATCGACCTGGGCGACGGCAAGCGCTGGGTGCGCGTGGCACCGCAGGGCGCGCAGACCGCCCTGCTGCTGGCCCAGGCCAGCGATGACAGCCAGCGCGCGCACGTGGGCAACCAGACCGGCGGTCGTGTCGGCTTTTTCCTGCACACCGATGATTTCCTGCGCGACCACGCCGCGATGCTCGCCCATGGCGTGACGTTCCTCGAGGCGCCGCGCTTCGAAGCCTATGGCACGGTGGCCGTGTTCGAGGACCTGTACGGCAATCGCTGGGACCTGCTGGAACTGAAGCAATGA
- the rdgB gene encoding RdgB/HAM1 family non-canonical purine NTP pyrophosphatase yields MNLPTKWVIASSNAGKLREFRELLDGSGIEFVTQGELGVADADETGLTFVENALLKARKAARETGMPALGDDSGLCVDALGGAPGLYSARYAGSHGNADANIDKLLQALVDVPDEQRTAHFYAVIVLLRHAGDPQPFIAEGVWSGRILHARRGTGGFGYDPVFFDPGLGQGAAELDTELKNRISHRGRALAALRQLLVAGIG; encoded by the coding sequence ATGAACCTGCCGACGAAATGGGTGATCGCCAGCAGCAACGCCGGCAAGCTGCGCGAGTTCCGCGAACTGCTCGATGGCAGCGGCATCGAGTTCGTCACCCAGGGCGAGCTCGGCGTCGCCGATGCCGATGAAACCGGCCTGACTTTCGTCGAGAACGCCCTGCTCAAGGCGCGCAAGGCCGCGCGCGAAACCGGCATGCCGGCACTGGGCGACGACTCGGGCCTGTGCGTGGATGCGCTGGGTGGCGCGCCGGGACTGTACTCGGCACGTTACGCCGGCAGCCATGGCAACGCCGACGCCAATATCGACAAGCTGCTCCAGGCCCTCGTCGATGTCCCCGACGAGCAGCGCACCGCGCACTTCTATGCCGTGATCGTGCTGCTGCGCCATGCCGGGGATCCGCAGCCTTTCATCGCCGAAGGCGTCTGGTCCGGACGCATCCTGCATGCGCGCCGCGGCACCGGCGGCTTCGGTTACGACCCGGTGTTCTTCGATCCCGGGCTGGGCCAGGGCGCTGCGGAACTCGACACGGAACTGAAGAACCGCATCAGCCACCGTGGCCGCGCCCTGGCGGCGCTGCGACAGCTGCTGGTGGCCGGCATCGGCTGA